A genome region from Pseudomonas sp. S06B 330 includes the following:
- a CDS encoding cytochrome c-type biogenesis protein, whose protein sequence is MKRWLVAAVLGLSLAGVTQAAIDTYQFADDAERERYHDLTKELRCPKCQNQDIADSNAPIAADLRREIFRMLGEGKSNQQIIDFMVDRYGDFVRYKPELTARTWLLWFGPGVLLVGGFGLLALIVRKRRAQSAGGPVDLSPEERERLAKLLDKEQTHD, encoded by the coding sequence ATGAAGCGTTGGCTCGTAGCGGCGGTGTTGGGATTGAGCCTGGCCGGTGTGACCCAGGCGGCCATCGACACCTATCAGTTCGCCGATGACGCCGAGCGTGAGCGTTATCACGACCTGACCAAAGAGCTGCGTTGCCCCAAGTGTCAGAACCAGGACATCGCCGACTCCAATGCACCGATCGCCGCCGACCTGCGCCGGGAAATCTTCCGCATGCTCGGCGAAGGCAAAAGCAATCAGCAGATCATCGACTTCATGGTCGATCGCTACGGTGATTTCGTACGCTACAAGCCGGAGCTGACGGCGCGAACCTGGTTGCTGTGGTTTGGCCCGGGCGTGTTGCTGGTGGGTGGTTTCGGCCTGCTGGCGCTGATCGTGCGCAAGCGTCGGGCGCAGAGCGCTGGTGGCCCTGTCGACCTTTCCCCTGAGGAGCGTGAGCGCCTCGCCAAATTGCTGGACAAAGAACAGACCCATGATTGA
- the ccmI gene encoding c-type cytochrome biogenesis protein CcmI — protein sequence MIDFWLSAGLLLLVALSFLLIPVLRGRRAQLEEDRTALNVALYQERVAELTAQQAAGVLDETQLAKGRDEAARELLDDTENAEPQRLARLGKPLPLLAAVLVPLMGLGLYLHFGASEQVELTRQFATAPQSMEEMTTRLERAVEAQPDSAEGLYFLGRAYMAQERPADAAKVFERAANQAGRQPELLGQWAQALYFANNKQWTAQLQALTDEALKADPNEVTSLGLLGIAAFESEHYQQAIDYWNRLLLQLPEGDASRAALQGGIDRAQDKLKAGEGKLASEQAPAPTVVAGPRLKVRVELAAALKDKVKPDDTVFIFARASSGPPMPLAAKRVTVAQLPIDVELSDSDAMMPSMKLSSFAEVQLVARVSRAGQPTQGEWIGRSSPLASSTTAAQHLTIDSPDQ from the coding sequence ATGATTGATTTCTGGCTTTCTGCAGGCCTGCTGTTGCTGGTGGCCCTGAGCTTTCTGCTGATCCCGGTGTTGCGCGGCCGTCGTGCGCAACTGGAAGAAGACCGTACCGCGCTGAACGTTGCCCTGTACCAGGAGCGGGTCGCTGAACTGACTGCCCAGCAGGCAGCCGGTGTGCTCGATGAGACACAGCTGGCCAAAGGCCGAGATGAAGCCGCCCGTGAGCTGCTGGACGACACTGAAAACGCCGAGCCCCAGCGCCTGGCCCGTCTGGGTAAACCATTGCCACTGCTCGCTGCAGTGCTGGTGCCGCTGATGGGCCTGGGGCTGTACCTGCATTTTGGTGCCAGTGAACAGGTCGAGTTGACCCGGCAGTTCGCTACAGCGCCGCAGTCCATGGAAGAGATGACTACCCGTCTTGAACGTGCTGTCGAGGCGCAACCGGACTCAGCCGAAGGCCTGTACTTCCTTGGTCGAGCCTACATGGCCCAGGAACGACCAGCCGATGCGGCCAAGGTGTTCGAGCGTGCGGCGAACCAGGCCGGTCGTCAGCCGGAGCTGCTCGGGCAGTGGGCGCAGGCCCTGTACTTTGCTAACAACAAGCAGTGGACCGCGCAACTGCAAGCCCTTACCGACGAGGCCCTCAAGGCTGACCCTAACGAAGTCACCAGCTTGGGCCTGCTGGGGATCGCCGCCTTCGAAAGCGAGCACTACCAGCAAGCCATCGACTATTGGAACCGTCTGCTGTTGCAACTGCCTGAAGGCGACGCTTCGCGCGCAGCCTTGCAGGGTGGCATTGACCGTGCCCAGGACAAACTCAAGGCAGGCGAAGGCAAGCTCGCTTCTGAACAGGCGCCAGCGCCGACTGTCGTTGCAGGGCCACGCCTGAAAGTACGGGTTGAGCTCGCTGCTGCGCTCAAGGACAAGGTCAAGCCGGACGACACGGTGTTCATCTTCGCTCGCGCCAGTTCCGGCCCGCCCATGCCCTTGGCGGCCAAGCGGGTGACGGTGGCGCAGTTGCCGATTGATGTCGAGCTCAGCGATAGCGATGCAATGATGCCGAGCATGAAACTGTCGAGCTTTGCCGAAGTCCAACTGGTTGCACGTGTTTCGCGTGCTGGCCAACCGACCCAGGGTGAATGGATTGGCCGTAGCAGCCCGCTGGCCAGCAGCACGACCGCTGCGCAGCACCTGACCATCGACAGCCCGGACCAGTAA
- a CDS encoding DsbE family thiol:disulfide interchange protein encodes MKRWIMVLPLAVFLLVAVFLYRGLFLDPSELPSAMIGKPFPAFSLKSVQDGKTLTQADLIGKPALVNVWATWCPSCKVEHPYLNKLAEQGVVIHGVNYKDDNAAAIKWLAEFHNPYQLNIGDDQGSLGLNLGVYGAPETFLIDAKGIIRYKHVGVVDATVWREQLAPLYQGLVDEAKL; translated from the coding sequence ATGAAGCGTTGGATCATGGTGCTGCCGCTGGCAGTGTTTCTGCTGGTGGCGGTGTTTCTCTACCGCGGCCTGTTCCTCGACCCCAGCGAGTTGCCATCGGCAATGATCGGCAAGCCATTCCCGGCCTTTTCGCTCAAGTCGGTGCAGGACGGCAAGACCCTGACCCAGGCTGACCTGATCGGCAAGCCTGCACTGGTCAACGTCTGGGCCACCTGGTGCCCGTCGTGCAAGGTCGAGCACCCGTACTTGAACAAGCTGGCGGAGCAGGGCGTAGTCATTCATGGCGTCAACTACAAGGATGACAACGCCGCAGCTATCAAGTGGCTGGCCGAGTTCCATAACCCTTATCAGCTGAACATTGGCGACGACCAGGGCAGCCTCGGCTTGAACCTGGGGGTCTATGGCGCGCCGGAGACCTTCCTGATCGATGCCAAGGGCATTATTCGCTACAAGCACGTCGGTGTGGTCGATGCCACGGTCTGGCGTGAGCAACTGGCGCCGCTGTATCAGGGCCTGGTCGATGAGGCCAAACTATGA